A DNA window from Arachis duranensis cultivar V14167 chromosome 3, aradu.V14167.gnm2.J7QH, whole genome shotgun sequence contains the following coding sequences:
- the LOC107481964 gene encoding protein MAIN-LIKE 1, translating into MGDDPGRLYRLDGVAHIACVINDEPRRCISSVRRQQGMRLDERYVSYLQMAGLYHLARLNDRWFRLDEPLVSAFVERWRSETHTFHMPFGECTITLQDVAYQLGLPVDGDYVSGCLTDFHLYIEGGRPAWQWFHELLGVLPPENQVQKFAVNCTWFQETFAECPDGADEETVRRFARAYIMMLLGTQLFADKSGNRIHIRWLPYVARLEEMGRYSWVSAALAWLYRCMCRVANRHVVKLAGPLQLLQSWIFWRFPTLRPSGYDEISWPLASRWSGYNPRISNKGPRVQMARMKIDLLQPRQFIWMPYSALDVIQVVHPKVLEPRHPGCPS; encoded by the exons ATGGGGGACGATCCGGGAAGGCTTTATCGTTTGGATGGAGTAGCTCATATCGCCTGTGTGATCAACGACGAG CCTCGTCGTTGCATATCCAGCGTTAGGCGGCAACAGGGGATGCGTCTTGATGAGAGGTATGTTTCGTACTTGCAGATGGCGGGACTTTACCATCTTGCGAGACTGAACGACAGATGGTTCCGACTAGACGAGCCCCTAGTCAGTGCATTCGTCGAGAGGTGGCGGTCTGAGACGCACACCTTCCACATGCCGTTCGGAGAGTGCACTATCACGCTTCAGGACGTCGCATACCAGCTGGGGTTGCCAGTCGATGGAGATTACGTTAGTGGTTGCCTTACCGACTTCCACCTTTACATTGAGGGTGGGAGACCTGCTTGGCAGTGGTTCCATGAGTTGCTCGGTGTTTTACCTCCGGAGAACCAGGTGCAGAAATTCGCAGTCAACTGCACCTGGTTTCAGGAGACATTTGCAGAGTGTCCAGACGGGGCAGATGAGGAGACAGTTAGGCGCTTTGCCCGGGCCTATATCATGATGTTATTGGGTACCCAGCTGTTTGCCGACAAGTCCGGCAATCGTATACACATCAGATGGCTACCATATGTTGCTCGGCTTGAGGAGATGGGTCGCTACAGTTGGGTGTCGGCGGCACTAGCATGGCTGTACAGGTGCATGTGCCGAGTCGCCAACAGACATGTGGTGAAGTTAGCTGGCCCGTTACAATTATTACAGTCGTGGATCTTCTGGAGGTTTCCCACACTTAGACCATCTGGGTATGATGAGATCAGCTGGCCCCTTGCCTCGAG ATGGTCTGGTTACAATCCTAGGATTAGCAACAAGGGACCTCGGGTACAGATGGCTCGCATGAAGATCGACTTGTTACAGCCTCGGCAG tTCATATGGATGCCCTATAGCGCACTTGACGTCATCCAAGTTGTCCATCCTAAGGTGTTGGAGCCCCGTCATCCAGGTTGTCCATCCTGA